The following proteins are encoded in a genomic region of Thioclava nitratireducens:
- a CDS encoding putative hydro-lyase, with protein MNAPKSVIASPAALRAEIRAGRFTAPTAGQGGEALQANLVMLRGTDAAEFLRYCQANPRPCPLLAVGEPGDPSLPSLGDIDLRHDVPRYRVWRDGELVDEPSDIADLWTEDMVSFALGCSFSFEDALIRAGLPVRHITADRNVPMYRTSLPTRPAGQFSGPLVVSMRAMPAADAIEAISICQRFPLAHGAPVHLGDPSQIGIADIDAPDYGDPPVIEPGDIPVFWACGVTPQAAIVTAKPGLAITHAPGHMLVTDIPASHAERRLTGVHPV; from the coding sequence ATGAACGCACCGAAATCCGTGATCGCTTCGCCAGCCGCTTTGCGTGCCGAAATTCGCGCTGGGCGGTTCACCGCGCCGACGGCGGGACAGGGGGGCGAGGCGCTGCAGGCGAACCTGGTCATGCTGCGCGGAACCGATGCGGCGGAATTCCTTCGCTACTGTCAGGCCAACCCGCGCCCCTGTCCTCTGCTGGCTGTGGGCGAGCCGGGCGATCCGTCGCTCCCCAGCCTCGGCGATATCGATCTGCGCCATGATGTGCCGCGCTACCGGGTCTGGCGCGACGGCGAATTGGTGGACGAGCCGAGCGACATTGCCGATCTGTGGACCGAGGACATGGTCTCCTTCGCGCTTGGCTGCTCGTTCAGTTTCGAGGATGCGCTGATCCGCGCGGGGCTTCCGGTGCGCCACATCACCGCCGATCGTAACGTGCCGATGTATCGCACCTCGTTGCCCACGCGCCCCGCGGGGCAGTTCTCGGGACCGCTGGTCGTGAGCATGCGGGCGATGCCTGCGGCGGACGCGATCGAGGCGATCTCGATCTGCCAGCGGTTCCCGCTCGCCCATGGCGCGCCGGTGCATCTGGGCGATCCGAGCCAAATCGGGATCGCGGATATCGACGCGCCCGATTATGGTGATCCGCCTGTTATCGAGCCCGGCGATATCCCCGTCTTCTGGGCCTGTGGCGTTACCCCGCAAGCCGCGATCGTGACCGCGAAACCGGGGCTCGCGATCACCCACGCGCCGGGCCACATGCTGGTCACGGACATCCCTGCAAGCCACGCGGAACGGCGTCTGACGGGAGTCCATCCGGTCTGA
- a CDS encoding DUF2848 domain-containing protein → MTLNFRAEGAPLSLDLSHLIVAGWTGRDADAIAHHIEELAALGVPAPSATPLYYRVAAQLLTQAPVLEAVGNETSGEVEPLIVAVEGRTYLGLASDHTDRALEAHSVALSKQVCAKPCASELWSWKSVSDHLEEIVLRSWIEEGGEWVPYQEGTLAAIRPLTDLIAGAGLADLADDGPVAMLCGTFGAKGGVRPATRFRMQMEDPRNGRAITHEYETRNLPEVA, encoded by the coding sequence ATGACCCTCAATTTTCGCGCTGAAGGCGCGCCGCTTTCGCTGGACCTCTCGCATCTCATCGTCGCTGGCTGGACCGGGCGCGACGCCGATGCCATCGCCCACCACATCGAGGAACTGGCGGCGCTTGGGGTCCCCGCGCCTTCGGCCACACCGCTTTACTATCGCGTGGCGGCGCAGCTTCTGACGCAAGCCCCGGTGCTTGAGGCGGTAGGGAACGAGACTTCGGGCGAGGTCGAACCGCTGATCGTCGCTGTCGAGGGCCGCACCTATCTCGGGCTGGCCTCGGACCATACTGACCGCGCGCTTGAAGCGCATTCGGTAGCGCTGTCGAAACAGGTCTGCGCCAAGCCCTGCGCGTCCGAGCTGTGGTCGTGGAAGAGTGTCTCCGACCACCTCGAAGAGATCGTGCTGCGCAGCTGGATCGAAGAGGGGGGCGAGTGGGTGCCGTATCAGGAAGGCACGCTCGCCGCGATCCGCCCTCTGACCGATCTGATTGCGGGTGCCGGTCTTGCCGATCTGGCCGATGACGGCCCTGTCGCGATGCTCTGCGGCACGTTCGGCGCGAAGGGAGGGGTGCGTCCGGCGACCCGTTTTCGTATGCAGATGGAAGATCCGCGCAACGGGCGCGCGATCACCCATGAATACGAGACGCGCAATCTGCCGGAGGTCGCATGA
- a CDS encoding TRAP transporter large permease, protein MIWTVAFSLLGLMALSIPVGIVLFILGIGVGEFYSAFPLLRGLGQVIWSASSSSTLIAIPLFVLLGEILVRGGVAARTYAALDKWLSWLPGGLIHANIATATMFSATSGSSVATAATVATVAMPQADKLGYDPKLFSGAIAAGGTLGILIPPSINLIVYGFLTETSIPQLFSAGLLPGLLMALAFVVVTALICRARPALGGPSRSFTWGERLRSLIQLIPIIILFTVVIGSIYAGWATPTESAAIGVVIASLIAITLGNGLGLATIGEALHGTIRISAMIMLVITGAYFLNFAMTSAGLGRQLTDLLENTGLPPLGTLLLVVLLYLVLGFFIETLSLMVATIPIIVPIIAGLGYDKVWFGVLMIVLIEMALITPPVGLNLFVVQSTRGKGSMNEVILGVIPYVLVMLAMIALLIAVPGLALWLPSIL, encoded by the coding sequence ATGATCTGGACCGTCGCTTTCTCTCTTCTGGGGCTGATGGCCCTCTCGATCCCCGTTGGTATCGTGCTGTTCATCCTCGGCATCGGCGTGGGTGAGTTCTATTCCGCATTCCCGCTCCTGCGCGGGCTGGGGCAGGTGATCTGGTCGGCCTCTTCCTCCTCGACCCTGATCGCGATTCCGCTGTTTGTCCTGCTAGGCGAAATCTTGGTGCGGGGCGGCGTGGCCGCGCGCACCTATGCCGCGCTCGACAAATGGCTGAGCTGGCTGCCCGGCGGGCTGATCCACGCCAATATCGCCACCGCGACGATGTTCTCGGCCACCTCGGGCTCATCGGTCGCAACCGCCGCCACAGTGGCGACCGTCGCCATGCCGCAGGCCGACAAGCTGGGCTATGATCCGAAGCTGTTTTCAGGCGCGATCGCCGCGGGCGGCACCTTGGGCATTCTGATCCCGCCCTCGATCAACCTGATCGTCTACGGCTTCCTTACCGAGACCTCGATCCCGCAGCTTTTTTCCGCCGGGCTTCTGCCGGGCCTCCTGATGGCGCTTGCATTCGTCGTCGTCACGGCGCTGATCTGCCGGGCGCGCCCCGCGCTTGGCGGCCCGTCGCGCAGTTTCACCTGGGGTGAGCGCCTTCGCAGCCTGATCCAGCTGATCCCGATCATCATTCTCTTCACCGTCGTCATCGGCTCGATCTACGCGGGCTGGGCGACGCCCACGGAATCCGCGGCCATCGGCGTGGTGATCGCGAGCCTCATCGCAATCACGCTGGGCAACGGGCTGGGACTCGCGACCATCGGCGAGGCCCTGCATGGCACAATCCGGATTTCGGCGATGATCATGCTGGTGATCACCGGCGCCTATTTCCTGAACTTCGCGATGACCTCGGCGGGGCTGGGGCGACAACTGACCGACCTGCTGGAAAACACCGGTCTGCCGCCGCTTGGCACGCTGTTGCTGGTTGTTCTGCTCTATCTCGTGCTGGGCTTCTTCATCGAGACGCTTTCCCTGATGGTCGCGACGATCCCGATCATCGTGCCGATCATCGCGGGTCTGGGCTATGACAAGGTCTGGTTCGGTGTGCTGATGATCGTGCTGATCGAGATGGCGCTGATCACGCCGCCGGTCGGTCTCAACCTCTTCGTGGTGCAGAGCACACGCGGCAAGGGCTCGATGAACGAGGTGATCCTCGGCGTCATTCCTTACGTGCTGGTGATGCTCGCGATGATTGCATTGCTGATTGCGGTTCCCGGGCTCGCGCTCTGGCTGCCGTCCATTCTCTGA
- a CDS encoding serine hydrolase domain-containing protein, whose translation MSSSISKRIVQTATLVTTLCLGSAVFAQSTPLSAQDSDPRVMGWMQGFPPPADKLITQPDSNFFSFPKLRWSVCHLREFLPTEEISRGLGAPSTLRYPSPPRFADLRQEIDALSFTPLNSDTAMTWEQSLYANYTDGILILHEGEVVYERYFGCLDETGKHAAMSMTKSVTGLLGEILVAEGKLDDTLLVRDIIPEIGDSAFATATVRQVMDMTTGVKYSEDYSDPNADIWQYSAAASPLPKPEGYTGPNGYWEYLQQVKPDGEHGAAFHYKTINSDMLGWIISRVTNTSVTELASERLWQPMGAEQDAYQTVDAKGVPFAGGGISASLRDLGRLGQVMLDAGEFNGKRLFPASVVEHIRMGGDPAKFSGFPTIPNGSYTSQWWVFHNDHGAFAARGVHGQTIYVDPTAKMVLVRFASYPQAQNGFIDPTSLPAYQAVAEYLMTR comes from the coding sequence ATGTCGTCGTCAATTTCTAAACGGATCGTGCAGACTGCCACCCTGGTCACGACGCTCTGTCTGGGATCTGCGGTCTTCGCCCAATCGACGCCGCTTTCCGCGCAGGATTCCGACCCGCGGGTCATGGGCTGGATGCAGGGCTTTCCGCCGCCCGCCGACAAGCTGATCACCCAGCCGGATTCCAACTTCTTCAGCTTTCCGAAACTGCGCTGGTCGGTCTGCCATCTACGGGAATTTCTTCCGACCGAGGAGATCAGCCGCGGCCTCGGGGCGCCGTCCACCCTGCGCTATCCCTCGCCGCCCCGTTTCGCCGATCTGCGCCAGGAGATCGACGCACTGAGCTTCACGCCCCTGAACTCAGACACGGCGATGACATGGGAGCAATCGCTCTATGCCAATTACACCGACGGGATTTTGATCCTTCATGAAGGGGAGGTCGTCTACGAACGGTATTTCGGCTGCCTCGACGAGACCGGGAAACACGCGGCGATGTCGATGACGAAATCCGTCACTGGGCTTCTGGGCGAAATTCTGGTGGCCGAGGGCAAGCTCGACGATACGCTGCTGGTGCGCGACATCATCCCCGAGATCGGTGACAGCGCCTTTGCCACCGCCACCGTCCGGCAGGTGATGGATATGACGACCGGGGTGAAATACTCCGAGGATTACTCCGATCCGAATGCCGATATCTGGCAATACTCCGCCGCGGCGAGCCCGCTGCCCAAACCCGAGGGCTACACCGGCCCCAACGGCTACTGGGAATATCTCCAGCAGGTGAAGCCCGACGGCGAACATGGTGCGGCGTTCCACTACAAGACGATCAATTCCGACATGCTGGGCTGGATCATCAGCCGGGTTACGAACACGTCGGTGACGGAGCTTGCCTCGGAACGACTCTGGCAGCCCATGGGTGCGGAACAGGACGCCTATCAGACGGTCGACGCCAAGGGCGTGCCTTTCGCGGGGGGCGGCATTTCGGCAAGCTTGCGCGACTTAGGCCGGCTCGGGCAGGTCATGCTCGACGCGGGCGAGTTCAACGGCAAACGGCTCTTCCCCGCTTCGGTGGTGGAGCATATTCGCATGGGCGGAGACCCCGCGAAGTTCAGCGGCTTCCCGACGATCCCGAATGGCAGCTACACGAGCCAATGGTGGGTCTTTCACAACGATCACGGCGCGTTTGCGGCGCGAGGGGTTCATGGCCAGACGATCTATGTCGATCCGACGGCCAAAATGGTCCTGGTGCGGTTTGCCTCCTATCCGCAGGCCCAGAACGGCTTCATCGACCCCACATCGCTTCCCGCCTACCAGGCCGTCGCGGAGTATCTGATGACACGGTGA
- a CDS encoding LysR family transcriptional regulator yields MFGFRDIEIIRSVVRYGGFRAASDATGLAQSAISRRIRHLEDRMGITIFERDGRGVRLSATGRRLVDEAEVLIAQRDRILSELTHGVMAGVVRLGVAETMTHTILPRMLTSLRQDHPLLRFEISVDTSDQMGQALRDDALDVVIMLRDQAPRGIALTPLPPVTMGWFVSPAHFTLPQPAEIDDLTALPIVSFPKTTSPHRQVIETLSPGRRKPATVHGSASLATVLHLVQQGFGIGTIPHSIVEAWPHAMLREIDVTPEARLPSLEFVICYDAERNEEIGRAVTQAAVAAGRE; encoded by the coding sequence ATGTTCGGTTTTCGCGACATCGAGATCATCCGCTCCGTGGTGCGCTACGGCGGCTTCCGCGCGGCGTCCGATGCAACGGGACTCGCGCAATCGGCGATTTCGCGGCGGATCCGGCATCTCGAGGACCGAATGGGGATCACCATCTTCGAGCGCGACGGACGCGGTGTGCGGCTCAGCGCGACGGGGCGGCGGCTTGTCGACGAGGCGGAGGTTCTGATTGCGCAGCGCGATCGGATCCTGAGTGAGCTGACCCATGGCGTGATGGCGGGGGTCGTGCGACTCGGCGTAGCGGAGACGATGACCCATACGATCCTGCCCCGGATGCTGACGTCGTTGCGGCAGGATCACCCGCTGCTGCGCTTCGAGATTTCGGTCGATACATCGGACCAGATGGGGCAGGCGCTGCGCGACGATGCGCTCGACGTGGTGATCATGCTGCGCGATCAGGCGCCCCGGGGGATCGCGCTGACGCCGCTGCCGCCGGTGACGATGGGCTGGTTCGTCTCTCCTGCGCATTTCACCCTGCCGCAGCCCGCGGAGATCGATGACCTGACCGCCTTGCCGATCGTGTCCTTCCCGAAGACGACGAGCCCGCACCGGCAGGTGATCGAGACCCTCAGCCCCGGGCGGCGCAAGCCCGCGACTGTGCATGGATCGGCCTCGCTGGCGACGGTGCTGCACTTGGTGCAACAGGGATTCGGGATTGGCACGATTCCGCACTCCATCGTCGAGGCTTGGCCGCACGCGATGCTGCGTGAGATCGACGTCACCCCCGAGGCGCGCCTGCCGTCATTGGAGTTCGTGATCTGCTATGATGCTGAACGCAATGAGGAAATCGGTCGTGCCGTGACGCAGGCGGCGGTAGCAGCTGGGCGGGAATGA
- a CDS encoding alginate export family protein: MASITAASAQDRDPTILYEGNGTTVRTHLQAGVNAVSEQNLFWDFADSFAPGAGFNADKNWLEFYIKPGVSFEKTLDSGQVFYGKLSAVASYTLGTDAYDYGDTGRTTIEEAYLGLRMQQTEGMGFDFSLGPRELKLGTGMLIANGGSSGFERGALKFGPRKAWEMAAIGEITQGAFAATAFYIDPNERPASDGHNRLAGLDMRFDDPRGGYLGLTYVNVVNSDSAYIQAAPGGLGAPVILPGARDGTNALNLYARTNPFSGAFENWVASADFAYEWNDRIDLAAWAGRVQLGYTFADLSWSPTLTYSYQSFSGDDPNTARLERFDPLYYEGSPSAWATGSKSSMVFINSNVQAHGLSLKLQPTRQDSVTLRYAHIRANELNSPIQFGQATRLDTTGATANVLSGVTNAHLSDDVFLEYSRIINRNTFLTAGVSVSIPGKGIKNAVPGKVPNWIGGFLNVVVNF; the protein is encoded by the coding sequence TTGGCGTCCATCACAGCAGCCAGCGCACAGGATCGAGATCCGACGATACTCTACGAGGGTAACGGCACAACGGTGCGCACACATCTGCAAGCAGGTGTGAACGCGGTCAGCGAGCAGAACCTTTTCTGGGATTTCGCCGACAGCTTCGCGCCTGGTGCAGGTTTCAACGCGGACAAGAATTGGCTCGAGTTCTACATCAAGCCCGGTGTGAGCTTTGAAAAGACGCTCGACTCCGGACAAGTCTTCTACGGAAAGCTCTCGGCGGTCGCGTCTTACACTCTCGGCACCGACGCCTATGACTATGGAGATACCGGGCGCACGACGATCGAGGAAGCCTATCTCGGCCTGCGTATGCAGCAAACCGAGGGTATGGGCTTCGATTTTTCGCTTGGCCCGCGTGAATTGAAGCTCGGCACCGGCATGCTGATCGCCAACGGCGGCTCGAGCGGTTTCGAGCGTGGTGCACTGAAGTTCGGGCCGCGCAAGGCCTGGGAAATGGCCGCGATCGGAGAGATCACGCAAGGCGCGTTCGCGGCAACCGCGTTCTATATCGACCCGAACGAGCGCCCCGCGAGTGACGGGCATAACAGGCTCGCCGGTCTGGATATGCGCTTTGACGATCCGCGCGGGGGGTATCTCGGGCTTACCTATGTCAATGTGGTCAATTCCGACTCCGCCTATATCCAGGCGGCCCCCGGAGGTCTTGGCGCGCCGGTGATCCTGCCCGGCGCCCGCGACGGAACGAATGCTCTCAACCTGTATGCACGCACCAATCCGTTTTCCGGTGCTTTCGAGAACTGGGTCGCCTCGGCGGATTTTGCCTATGAGTGGAATGACCGGATTGATCTGGCCGCCTGGGCCGGGCGCGTCCAGCTTGGCTATACCTTCGCGGATTTGTCCTGGTCGCCGACGCTGACCTATTCCTACCAGAGTTTCTCCGGGGACGATCCGAACACGGCCCGGCTCGAACGCTTCGATCCGCTTTATTACGAGGGCTCTCCAAGCGCCTGGGCGACCGGGTCGAAATCCTCGATGGTGTTCATTAATTCCAACGTTCAGGCGCATGGGCTCTCGCTGAAGCTTCAGCCGACCCGTCAGGACAGCGTGACGCTCCGCTATGCACATATCCGGGCGAACGAGTTGAACAGCCCGATCCAGTTCGGACAGGCGACCCGGCTCGATACGACAGGTGCGACGGCGAATGTGCTCTCGGGCGTCACGAACGCGCATCTCTCCGATGACGTCTTTCTCGAATACAGCCGCATCATCAACCGAAACACCTTCCTGACCGCAGGGGTCAGCGTCTCGATCCCGGGCAAGGGGATCAAGAACGCCGTTCCGGGGAAGGTGCCCAATTGGATCGGAGGCTTCCTCAATGTCGTCGTCAATTTCTAA
- a CDS encoding amidase family protein, with product MTSPFLIKVETAISKVEALPESERRAIFTEFAPARIRAEAEALEARHEAGEEMPLFGTLVSVKDLYDEAGQVTSAGSRLMQDRAPAEADAVSVARLKAAGALMFGRSSMSEFAYSGVGLNPHHGTPSGALVAGGMPGGSSSGAAVCVGLGITDAAIGTDTGGSLRIPAAANGIWGYKPSQGLIDDTGVHPLAPTYDVAGPMARDLGLLRQMMDVMAGAPLPAAEDGPLRFVVPEGAFTNGLSDEVAALFEAEKARIAGLGHEIVPVDMTEIAKAVVLNKIIVAVEALEIYRDDLEKLEVVGDPRVLSRIRFALTLTPEQIEKAYAARADIVTLFERLMEPFDALLAPTLMRLPPSIADVEAEFDRLNVEMLRNTSLINLVDGCAIAMPTPGLDPAYSMTMLAAPKGADARVLAIAEKVAG from the coding sequence ATGACATCACCATTTCTCATCAAGGTCGAAACTGCCATCTCCAAGGTCGAGGCTTTGCCAGAGTCGGAGCGACGCGCGATCTTCACTGAGTTCGCCCCGGCGCGAATCCGTGCCGAGGCGGAGGCGCTAGAGGCGCGTCACGAAGCGGGCGAGGAGATGCCGCTTTTTGGCACGCTGGTTTCGGTGAAAGATCTCTATGACGAGGCCGGGCAGGTCACGAGCGCAGGCTCGCGTCTGATGCAGGACCGCGCGCCGGCAGAGGCGGATGCGGTCTCGGTCGCGCGGCTCAAGGCGGCGGGGGCGCTGATGTTCGGGCGGTCTTCGATGTCCGAATTCGCCTATTCCGGGGTGGGTCTCAACCCGCATCACGGCACCCCCTCGGGCGCGCTGGTGGCGGGCGGGATGCCCGGAGGCTCAAGCTCGGGCGCGGCGGTCTGCGTGGGCCTCGGGATCACCGATGCTGCGATCGGCACGGATACCGGCGGCTCGCTGCGCATCCCGGCGGCGGCGAACGGTATCTGGGGCTATAAGCCCAGCCAAGGGCTCATCGACGATACCGGGGTGCATCCGCTCGCCCCGACCTATGACGTGGCGGGGCCGATGGCGCGCGATCTTGGCTTGCTGCGGCAGATGATGGATGTGATGGCAGGCGCGCCGCTTCCCGCGGCAGAAGACGGCCCGCTGCGCTTCGTGGTGCCCGAAGGCGCCTTCACCAATGGTCTGTCCGACGAGGTCGCGGCGCTGTTCGAGGCGGAGAAAGCCCGGATCGCAGGTCTCGGCCATGAGATCGTGCCGGTCGACATGACGGAAATCGCAAAGGCGGTCGTGCTCAACAAGATTATCGTCGCCGTCGAAGCGCTCGAGATTTACCGCGACGATTTGGAAAAGCTCGAAGTGGTGGGTGATCCGCGCGTGCTGTCGCGCATCCGTTTCGCGCTCACGCTTACGCCTGAGCAAATCGAGAAAGCCTATGCCGCGCGCGCTGATATCGTCACGCTTTTCGAACGGCTGATGGAGCCTTTCGATGCGCTGCTCGCGCCCACACTGATGCGCCTGCCGCCCAGCATTGCCGATGTCGAAGCCGAATTCGATCGCCTCAATGTCGAGATGCTGCGTAACACCTCGTTGATCAACCTCGTGGATGGCTGCGCGATCGCGATGCCGACGCCAGGCTTGGATCCGGCCT
- a CDS encoding TRAP transporter small permease subunit: MKFLTTLEGALRRANRLVALILGAALVATVLFVLVDVVGRKTGWGSLGGSDEISGYVMAAVASWGLGCALLDRAHVRIDLIRQRLAPVGQGLMDLFAMIVTNGVVLLIAWYCWPVLQKTIERGSRANTPLETPLWIPQGIWFAGWAWFALSATALSLIGIAYLASGHRTELANAIGLGSELDQ, translated from the coding sequence GTGAAATTCCTCACAACATTGGAAGGCGCGCTCAGGCGCGCCAACCGCCTCGTCGCGCTGATCCTTGGTGCGGCGCTGGTGGCGACCGTGCTCTTCGTGCTGGTCGACGTGGTCGGTCGCAAGACTGGCTGGGGCAGCCTGGGCGGCTCCGACGAGATTTCCGGCTACGTGATGGCCGCGGTCGCCAGCTGGGGGCTTGGCTGCGCGCTTCTCGACCGCGCCCATGTGCGCATCGACCTGATCCGCCAACGTCTTGCGCCGGTGGGGCAAGGACTGATGGACCTGTTCGCGATGATCGTCACCAACGGGGTCGTCCTGCTGATCGCCTGGTATTGTTGGCCGGTCCTGCAAAAGACGATCGAGCGCGGCTCGCGCGCCAATACGCCCCTCGAAACCCCGCTGTGGATTCCGCAGGGCATCTGGTTCGCGGGCTGGGCGTGGTTCGCGCTCAGCGCCACCGCCCTGAGCCTGATCGGCATTGCCTATCTCGCCTCCGGGCACCGCACGGAGCTGGCCAATGCGATCGGCCTCGGATCGGAGCTCGACCAATGA
- a CDS encoding TRAP transporter substrate-binding protein, whose product MKKIMMTAMTAALLAGPALAEEQLAVVGSWSSLPLYKQFTTPFWTEELPKLTNGDFSAQLTSFDQMGIAGGDVYRMLGDGVFDVGQTVADYTVGDAPELEGLDVPLVATTADEAKAMVDAARPMVVDIMHDRFNSELLGIAPYPPQVVFCKGEINSLADLKGKKVRGSGRMTTKLLEALGAEGVNIAFSEVPGSLQRGVIDCAVTGAGSGYSAGWWEVSDHLMTLPLGGWDPVVIAMNKDRYDELSPEMRTELKDAVKTGLEDKAWAAAEGGLANDIACLTGDGECKSGDPASMTLVEATDADMKTARDALEKQVLPDWAERAGPEWAKRWNDTVGKTVGVTVPVAN is encoded by the coding sequence ATGAAAAAGATCATGATGACCGCGATGACGGCCGCGCTGCTGGCCGGGCCCGCCCTCGCCGAGGAACAGCTTGCCGTGGTCGGGAGCTGGTCGAGCCTGCCGCTCTACAAGCAGTTCACCACGCCGTTCTGGACCGAGGAACTGCCGAAGCTGACCAATGGCGATTTCTCGGCCCAGCTGACCAGCTTCGACCAGATGGGGATCGCCGGCGGCGACGTCTACCGGATGCTGGGCGATGGCGTGTTCGACGTGGGCCAGACGGTCGCCGATTACACCGTGGGCGATGCGCCCGAGCTGGAAGGGCTCGACGTGCCGCTGGTCGCAACGACCGCCGACGAGGCCAAGGCGATGGTCGATGCGGCCCGCCCGATGGTCGTCGACATCATGCATGACCGCTTCAACTCCGAGCTTCTGGGCATCGCGCCCTATCCGCCGCAGGTCGTGTTCTGCAAAGGCGAGATCAATTCGCTCGCCGATCTCAAGGGCAAGAAGGTGCGCGGCTCGGGTCGGATGACCACCAAGCTTCTCGAGGCGCTTGGTGCAGAGGGCGTTAACATCGCCTTCTCCGAAGTTCCCGGTTCGTTGCAGCGTGGCGTGATCGATTGTGCCGTCACCGGAGCAGGTTCGGGCTATTCCGCCGGCTGGTGGGAAGTGTCCGACCATCTCATGACCTTGCCGCTGGGTGGTTGGGATCCGGTCGTGATCGCGATGAACAAGGATCGTTACGACGAACTGTCGCCTGAGATGCGGACCGAGCTGAAGGATGCGGTGAAAACCGGTCTGGAAGACAAGGCCTGGGCCGCGGCGGAAGGCGGTCTCGCCAATGACATCGCCTGCCTCACGGGCGACGGTGAATGCAAATCGGGCGATCCGGCGTCGATGACGCTGGTCGAGGCGACCGATGCCGACATGAAGACCGCCCGTGACGCGCTCGAGAAGCAGGTGTTGCCCGATTGGGCCGAGCGTGCCGGTCCGGAATGGGCCAAGCGCTGGAACGATACCGTCGGCAAGACCGTGGGCGTGACCGTCCCGGTCGCGAACTGA